A region from the Pseudomonas promysalinigenes genome encodes:
- a CDS encoding DOPA 4,5-dioxygenase family protein, with the protein MQRIKGYHAHIYYDASTFEQARELCEEAARLFPVSMGRMHQKPVGPHPDWSCQLAFEPEFVGVVLPWLALYRKGLVVFLHPLTGDELADHRDHAIWMGAVRPLNLSIFGG; encoded by the coding sequence GTGCAAAGAATCAAGGGCTATCACGCCCATATCTACTACGATGCGTCCACCTTCGAGCAGGCACGTGAGCTGTGCGAAGAGGCAGCGCGGCTGTTTCCCGTGAGCATGGGGCGCATGCATCAGAAACCGGTCGGGCCGCACCCGGACTGGAGCTGCCAGCTGGCTTTCGAGCCGGAATTCGTGGGCGTCGTGTTGCCCTGGCTGGCGCTGTATCGCAAGGGGCTTGTGGTATTTCTGCATCCGCTGACTGGCGATGAGCTGGCCGATCATCGCGATCATGCAATTTGGATGGGGGCCGTGCGGCCTTTGAATCTCTCGATATTCGGGGGTTAG
- the trpA gene encoding tryptophan synthase subunit alpha: protein MSRLEQRFAELKAEGRSALVTFVTAGDPGYAASLQILKGLPAAGADVIELGMPFTDPMADGVAIQLATLRALEAGQTLAKTLQMVREFRVDNHTTPIVLMGYYNPIHRFGVDNFVAQAREAGVDGLIIVDLPPEHDAELATPAQAAGIDFIRLTTPTTDDARLPRVLERSSGFVYYVSVAGVTGAGSATTEHVTEAIARLRRHTDLPISVGFGIRTPEQAAAIARLADGVVVGSALVDKIAQTKDADQAVSDVLSLCSALAEGVRGARR, encoded by the coding sequence ATGAGCCGTCTTGAACAACGCTTCGCCGAACTGAAGGCCGAAGGCCGCTCCGCGCTGGTCACCTTCGTCACGGCTGGCGACCCTGGCTACGCGGCATCGCTGCAGATCCTCAAAGGCCTGCCGGCAGCCGGCGCCGACGTCATCGAACTGGGCATGCCGTTCACCGACCCCATGGCCGACGGCGTTGCCATCCAGCTTGCCACCCTGCGTGCTCTGGAAGCTGGCCAAACCCTGGCCAAAACCCTGCAGATGGTTCGCGAATTCCGTGTGGATAACCACACCACACCTATCGTGCTGATGGGTTACTACAACCCCATTCACCGCTTCGGTGTGGATAACTTCGTCGCCCAAGCCAGAGAAGCGGGTGTCGATGGCTTGATCATCGTCGACCTGCCACCTGAGCACGACGCCGAATTGGCCACGCCGGCCCAGGCTGCCGGCATCGATTTCATCCGCCTGACCACCCCGACCACCGATGACGCGCGTCTGCCGCGGGTACTGGAGCGCAGCTCCGGGTTCGTCTACTACGTCTCGGTGGCCGGTGTAACGGGTGCAGGCTCGGCCACCACTGAGCACGTGACCGAGGCCATCGCCCGCCTGCGTCGGCATACCGACCTGCCGATCAGTGTCGGTTTCGGGATCCGTACGCCAGAGCAGGCTGCTGCAATCGCACGTCTGGCCGATGGTGTGGTGGTAGGTTCGGCGCTGGTCGACAAGATTGCCCAGACCAAAGACGCCGATCAGGCAGTGAGTGATGTACTGAGCCTTTGCTCGGCACTGGCCGAAGGCGTGCGCGGCGCACGCCGCTAA
- the trpB gene encoding tryptophan synthase subunit beta — MTQSQYRPGPDANGLFGSFGGRYVAETLMPLVLDLAREYEAAKADPKFLEDLAYFQRDYIGRPNPLYFAERLTEHCGGAKIFFKREELNHTGAHKVNNCIGQVLLAKRMGKKRLIAETGAGMHGVATATVAARFGLPCVIYMGATDIERQQANVFRMKLLGAEIVPVTAGTGTLKDAMNEALRDWVTNVDDTFYLIGTVAGPHPYPAMVRDFQSIIGKETRAQLQEKEGRLPDSLIACVGGGSNAMGLFHEFLEEPSVQIIGVEAGGHGVDTDKHAASLNGGVPGVLHGNRTYLLQDNDGQITDAHSISAGLDYPGIGPEHAYLHEVKRVEYVSITDDEALDAFHATCRLEGIIPALESAHALAEAIKRAPGLPKDHLMVICLSGRGDKDMQTVMNHMAAQEKQA, encoded by the coding sequence ATGACCCAGTCCCAATACCGTCCCGGCCCCGACGCCAACGGCCTGTTCGGCTCGTTCGGCGGCCGCTATGTGGCTGAAACCCTGATGCCACTGGTGCTGGACTTGGCCCGCGAATACGAAGCAGCCAAGGCCGACCCTAAGTTCCTCGAAGACCTGGCGTACTTTCAGCGCGACTACATTGGCCGCCCGAACCCTTTGTACTTCGCTGAGCGCCTGACCGAGCACTGCGGCGGCGCCAAGATTTTCTTCAAACGTGAAGAGCTCAACCACACCGGCGCGCACAAGGTGAACAATTGCATTGGCCAGGTGCTGTTGGCCAAACGCATGGGCAAAAAGCGCCTGATCGCCGAAACCGGCGCCGGCATGCACGGCGTGGCGACGGCCACCGTGGCCGCGCGTTTTGGCCTGCCTTGTGTGATTTACATGGGTGCCACCGACATCGAGCGCCAGCAGGCCAACGTGTTCCGCATGAAGCTGCTGGGTGCCGAAATCGTGCCAGTGACCGCCGGCACCGGTACTCTCAAGGACGCCATGAACGAGGCGTTGCGTGACTGGGTCACCAATGTCGACGACACCTTCTACCTGATCGGCACCGTAGCCGGCCCGCACCCGTATCCGGCCATGGTCCGCGACTTCCAGTCGATCATCGGCAAGGAAACCCGCGCCCAGTTGCAAGAAAAGGAAGGTCGCCTGCCAGATAGCCTGATCGCCTGTGTTGGCGGCGGCTCCAATGCCATGGGCCTGTTCCATGAATTCCTTGAAGAGCCAAGCGTGCAGATCATCGGCGTGGAAGCTGGCGGCCACGGTGTCGATACCGACAAACACGCAGCCAGCCTCAACGGCGGCGTCCCAGGCGTATTGCACGGCAACCGTACCTACCTGTTGCAGGACAACGACGGCCAGATCACCGACGCCCACTCGATTTCCGCCGGCCTCGACTACCCAGGCATTGGCCCTGAGCACGCCTACCTGCACGAAGTAAAGCGCGTGGAATACGTCAGCATCACCGACGACGAAGCGCTGGATGCATTCCACGCCACCTGCCGTCTGGAAGGCATCATTCCAGCGCTGGAAAGCGCCCACGCCCTGGCCGAAGCCATCAAGCGGGCACCCGGCCTGCCTAAGGACCACCTGATGGTGATCTGCCTGTCCGGCCGCGGCGACAAAGACATGCAAACCGTGATGAACCACATGGCAGCCCAGGAGAAACAGGCATGA
- a CDS encoding LysR family transcriptional regulator, whose protein sequence is MAHDLPPLNALRAFEATARLNSVSQAAEALHVTHGAVSRQIKVLEEHLGVALFVKDGRGIKLTDAGLRLRDASAEAFDRLRSVCAQLNRDLSQAPFVLGCSGSLLARWFIPRLGRLNAELPELRLHLSAGEGDLDPRRPGLDALLVYAEPPWPADMQVHVLVQERIGPVLSPHFTGFERLRAAPAEALLSEALLHTTSRPQAWPTWAADQGLGAEALNYGQGFEHLYYLLEAAVAGLGVAIAPQPLVADDLQAGRLSAPWGFSPTPAALALWVPRRAADGRAEQLAQWLRAELARQNA, encoded by the coding sequence ATGGCCCACGACCTCCCTCCCCTCAACGCCCTCAGGGCTTTCGAAGCCACTGCCAGGCTCAACAGCGTCAGCCAGGCGGCCGAAGCGCTGCATGTTACTCATGGGGCCGTGAGCCGGCAGATCAAAGTGCTTGAAGAGCATTTGGGCGTGGCCCTGTTCGTCAAGGACGGGCGGGGCATCAAACTCACAGATGCCGGGTTGCGTCTGCGAGACGCCAGCGCGGAGGCGTTCGACCGGCTGCGCAGTGTGTGTGCGCAGTTGAATCGCGATCTAAGCCAGGCACCGTTCGTTTTGGGTTGCTCCGGCAGCCTTCTGGCCCGCTGGTTCATACCCCGCTTGGGGCGGTTGAACGCTGAGTTGCCTGAATTACGCTTGCACCTTTCGGCGGGTGAAGGCGATCTGGATCCACGTCGGCCCGGTCTTGATGCGCTTTTGGTATATGCCGAACCGCCATGGCCGGCAGATATGCAAGTTCATGTGCTCGTTCAGGAGCGCATAGGCCCGGTACTGAGCCCGCACTTTACTGGTTTTGAGCGCCTGCGCGCTGCGCCTGCCGAGGCGCTGCTCAGTGAGGCCTTGCTGCATACCACCTCCAGACCACAGGCGTGGCCGACATGGGCAGCTGATCAGGGGCTGGGGGCTGAGGCTTTGAATTACGGCCAGGGGTTCGAGCATCTGTATTACTTGCTCGAAGCCGCGGTTGCCGGCTTGGGCGTGGCGATAGCGCCGCAGCCATTGGTCGCTGATGACCTGCAAGCGGGGCGCCTGAGCGCACCTTGGGGCTTTTCGCCAACCCCTGCCGCGCTGGCGTTGTGGGTGCCCAGGCGCGCCGCTGACGGGCGCGCCGAGCAATTGGCGCAGTGGCTACGTGCCGAGCTTGCCAGGCAGAACGCTTAG
- a CDS encoding DUF883 family protein — protein sequence MHRNSLRKKSLESMEAEIESLLKSLESLKHDASEETQKSVKAMRSSAESALRHSRSLISDAYEEVKERTRQTGIATRDYAQEHPYTTAGVAIGALGLLAAYLLCKRN from the coding sequence ATGCACCGCAACTCGCTGCGTAAAAAATCCCTGGAGAGCATGGAAGCGGAGATCGAAAGCCTCCTGAAAAGTCTGGAGAGCCTGAAGCACGACGCCTCTGAGGAAACCCAAAAATCAGTGAAGGCAATGCGCAGCAGCGCTGAAAGTGCACTGCGCCATTCGCGCAGCCTGATCAGCGATGCTTATGAGGAGGTCAAGGAGCGTACCCGCCAGACCGGCATCGCAACCCGCGACTATGCCCAAGAGCACCCATACACCACCGCAGGCGTAGCCATCGGCGCACTGGGCCTGCTGGCGGCGTACCTGCTGTGCAAGCGCAACTAA
- a CDS encoding dodecin has product MSDHHTYKKTELVGSSQTSIEDAINNALAEAGKSIKHMEWFEVVETRGHIRDNKVEHFQVTLKVGFRIANS; this is encoded by the coding sequence ATGTCCGATCATCACACCTACAAAAAGACCGAGCTGGTAGGTTCGTCCCAGACCAGCATCGAAGACGCGATCAACAATGCCCTGGCCGAAGCCGGCAAGAGCATCAAGCATATGGAGTGGTTCGAGGTCGTCGAAACCCGTGGCCATATCCGCGACAACAAGGTTGAGCATTTTCAGGTCACGCTGAAAGTCGGCTTCCGTATCGCCAATAGCTGA
- a CDS encoding DUF1161 domain-containing protein: MKKLMFAVGLMAVASGTMAAGKPCEELKAEIAQKLDAKGVQGYTLEVVQKGEVNGKVIGSCEGGSKEIVYRRN; encoded by the coding sequence ATGAAGAAACTGATGTTTGCGGTAGGCTTGATGGCAGTGGCGAGCGGTACGATGGCGGCTGGTAAACCCTGTGAAGAGCTCAAGGCTGAGATTGCCCAAAAGCTCGACGCCAAGGGTGTTCAAGGCTACACCCTGGAGGTCGTGCAGAAGGGTGAGGTCAATGGCAAAGTGATTGGCAGCTGCGAAGGCGGTAGTAAGGAAATTGTCTACCGCCGTAATTGA